A single genomic interval of Caballeronia sp. NK8 harbors:
- a CDS encoding SDR family oxidoreductase: MKIVVIGGSGLIGAKTVAILRAKGHEAVAASPRNGVDSVTGAGLDEALRGAQVVIDVSNAPSWAPDDVMAFFRASTTNLVKAEAAAGVQHHVALSVVGTDRMPDNGYFRAKVAQEKLIAESGVPYSIVRATQFLEFLGGIADAGMQDGKVHLSTGQFQPIAADDVAGFVADAALDTPLNGIADIAGPQRAPLHRIVGEYLKAQGDTREIVVDPKATYFGGTITEDSLVPTGVARRGSISLEQWLARAHA; this comes from the coding sequence ATGAAGATCGTCGTCATTGGCGGTTCGGGTTTGATCGGCGCGAAGACGGTTGCGATTCTGCGCGCGAAGGGCCACGAGGCAGTCGCCGCGTCGCCGCGCAACGGCGTGGATTCGGTGACGGGCGCGGGATTGGATGAAGCGCTTCGCGGCGCGCAGGTCGTCATCGACGTGTCGAACGCGCCCTCGTGGGCGCCGGATGACGTGATGGCGTTTTTCCGCGCGTCGACCACGAACCTCGTGAAGGCCGAAGCCGCAGCGGGCGTGCAGCATCATGTGGCGCTGTCTGTCGTCGGGACGGATCGCATGCCGGACAACGGTTATTTCCGCGCGAAAGTGGCACAGGAAAAGCTGATCGCGGAATCGGGCGTGCCGTATTCGATCGTCCGCGCGACGCAGTTCCTGGAGTTCCTCGGCGGCATCGCCGACGCGGGCATGCAGGACGGCAAGGTGCATCTGTCGACGGGACAGTTTCAGCCGATCGCGGCCGATGACGTCGCGGGCTTCGTCGCGGACGCCGCGCTCGATACGCCGCTGAACGGCATCGCCGATATCGCGGGGCCGCAGCGCGCGCCCTTGCACCGGATCGTCGGCGAGTATCTGAAGGCGCAGGGCGATACACGCGAGATCGTCGTCGATCCGAAGGCGACGTACTTCGGCGGCACGATCACGGAAGACTCGCTCGTGCCGACCGGCGTCGCGCGTCGTGGAAGCATCAGCCTCGAGCAGTGGCTGGCGCGCGCACACGCGTAA
- a CDS encoding porin, whose amino-acid sequence MLVSSGAAAQTSVTMYGRIDGGIEYLNHIANGTGGSDSRWSAEGGDWGTSMWGLKGSEDLGGGLSAVFDLETAIQIMNGTTGGGRLWSRRAYAGLNSKTWGQLQAGRNLFIDSDGVWEFDPFVQQAVSSASLVRGRNWQQTSNNVEYHSPVFHGFDVQGQYAFGNQPGAFNQGAQGEFGRSEGVMLTYHSTLFDVRGIYDELRSQNGKLDNIFQASREVFVGANVRIDKWKVQAAYTHYAAPDSPAGVADSADHYWLGATYQATSAWAVTAAGFYIHVGEGAGDAAHDPASHAMLYALGTTYNFSKRTFLYGTVAYVRNSANGSFSVFATPRDAEPGTSPMAGESQTGAYIGMMHVF is encoded by the coding sequence ATGCTCGTCAGTTCGGGCGCGGCGGCGCAGACAAGTGTCACGATGTACGGCCGTATCGATGGCGGCATCGAGTATCTGAATCACATCGCGAACGGCACGGGCGGCAGCGACTCGCGATGGAGCGCCGAAGGCGGCGACTGGGGCACCAGCATGTGGGGCCTGAAAGGCAGTGAGGATCTGGGCGGCGGCCTGAGCGCGGTCTTCGACCTCGAAACCGCCATTCAGATCATGAACGGCACGACTGGCGGCGGGCGTCTGTGGTCACGCCGCGCCTATGCCGGGCTGAATTCGAAGACCTGGGGCCAGTTGCAGGCGGGGCGCAACCTGTTCATCGACAGCGACGGCGTGTGGGAATTCGATCCCTTCGTGCAACAGGCGGTATCGTCGGCATCGCTCGTGCGCGGGCGCAACTGGCAGCAGACGAGCAATAACGTCGAGTATCACAGCCCCGTGTTTCATGGCTTCGACGTGCAGGGGCAATACGCATTCGGCAATCAGCCGGGCGCGTTCAATCAGGGCGCGCAGGGCGAGTTCGGACGCTCCGAAGGCGTCATGCTGACGTATCACTCGACCCTGTTCGACGTGCGCGGCATCTACGATGAGTTGCGCAGCCAGAACGGCAAGCTGGACAACATCTTTCAGGCATCGCGCGAAGTCTTCGTCGGCGCGAACGTGAGAATCGACAAGTGGAAGGTGCAGGCCGCGTACACGCATTACGCCGCGCCCGATTCGCCCGCGGGCGTGGCCGATAGCGCCGATCACTACTGGCTCGGCGCGACCTATCAGGCGACGTCCGCATGGGCCGTCACGGCAGCGGGCTTCTATATCCACGTCGGCGAAGGCGCGGGCGATGCGGCGCACGACCCCGCGAGCCACGCAATGCTGTACGCGCTCGGCACGACCTACAACTTCAGCAAGCGCACCTTCCTGTACGGCACGGTGGCCTACGTGCGCAACAGCGCGAACGGCTCGTTTTCGGTCTTCGCGACACCGCGCGATGCCGAACCGGGCACGAGCCCGATGGCAGGCGAATCGCAGACGGGCGCGTACATCGGGATGATGCATGTGTTCTAG
- a CDS encoding GNAT family N-acetyltransferase has protein sequence MDTSITFRHLDSPDDWTRAFDVMKELRPHLTDAAAFGAQMRRQREECYRLLAACDEDGAILGLAGYRTQTNTLYGRFVYVDDLVVTARLHRSGIGAQLLDKVREIARHSRCAHFVLDTGLHMALAQRFYYRNGLLAKGMHFVQPLTGNGTEAAR, from the coding sequence ATGGACACTTCGATCACCTTTCGGCATCTCGACTCGCCCGACGACTGGACGCGCGCCTTCGACGTCATGAAGGAACTGCGCCCGCATCTGACCGACGCCGCCGCGTTCGGCGCGCAAATGCGCCGTCAACGCGAGGAATGCTATCGCCTGCTCGCGGCATGCGACGAAGACGGCGCGATCCTCGGCCTCGCAGGTTATCGCACGCAAACGAATACGCTGTACGGCCGTTTTGTCTATGTCGACGATCTCGTCGTGACGGCGCGGCTGCATCGCAGCGGCATCGGTGCGCAATTGCTCGACAAGGTCCGCGAGATCGCGCGCCATTCGCGCTGCGCGCATTTCGTCCTCGACACCGGCCTGCACATGGCGCTCGCGCAGCGCTTCTACTATCGCAACGGCCTGCTCGCGAAGGGCATGCACTTCGTCCAGCCGTTGACGGGCAACGGCACGGAGGCCGCGCGATGA
- a CDS encoding PLP-dependent aminotransferase family protein produces the protein MPTTDHALNIEIDRREASPIYLQICERFKAAIAAGHLKPGDRVPALRALATQLNTARGTVEMAYNVLVDEGYLQMRGAAGTFVSTSLPGAVTPARTSRERADAPRAKRTQADTDIGNDAKPLRPGLPALDAFPRKVWSRLVAYRARGGDPATLSYPDPSGYRPLRERIATYLGLSRGVECVPEQVFVTNGYRATLELILRGFAKPGDRAWFEEPGYLLARNFLVDAGMRLVPVPVDHEGLDVDTARALHDDARFAFVTPSHQSPLGVTLSLARRMKLLDWASRAGSWIVEDDYDSEFRYVGRPLPALKSLDRDDRVIYCGTFSKVLFPGLRLSYVVAPERAVARFGQITKSMNAGSPYLYQAAVADFIAQGHFARHLKRMRALYAERRMLLMNAILKAFGDRVSIELPTGGMHLVAIFHAGRDGPIDDMAMAARAREAGLAVLALSAWYLNARAKHALRGIVVGFANVADAAEAARLAGMLRRAYDG, from the coding sequence ATGCCGACCACTGACCATGCGTTGAACATAGAGATCGACCGGCGCGAAGCTTCGCCGATCTACCTGCAGATTTGCGAGCGTTTCAAGGCGGCGATCGCGGCGGGTCACCTGAAGCCCGGCGACCGGGTGCCCGCGCTGCGCGCGCTCGCGACGCAACTGAATACTGCCCGCGGCACGGTCGAGATGGCGTATAACGTCCTCGTCGATGAGGGTTATTTGCAGATGCGCGGCGCGGCGGGCACGTTCGTGTCGACGTCGCTGCCGGGCGCGGTGACACCCGCGCGCACGAGCCGCGAGCGCGCCGATGCACCGCGTGCGAAGCGCACGCAGGCCGACACCGATATCGGCAACGACGCGAAGCCGCTGCGTCCCGGCTTGCCCGCGCTCGACGCGTTTCCGCGCAAGGTCTGGAGCCGGCTCGTCGCGTATCGCGCGCGCGGCGGCGATCCCGCCACGCTGAGTTATCCCGATCCGTCCGGCTATCGCCCGTTGCGCGAGCGCATCGCAACCTATCTCGGCCTGTCGCGCGGCGTGGAGTGCGTGCCGGAGCAGGTGTTCGTCACGAACGGCTATCGCGCGACGCTCGAACTCATCCTGCGCGGTTTCGCGAAGCCCGGCGACCGCGCGTGGTTCGAAGAGCCGGGCTATCTGCTCGCACGAAACTTTCTCGTCGATGCCGGCATGCGGCTCGTGCCGGTGCCCGTCGATCATGAAGGACTCGACGTCGACACTGCCCGCGCGCTCCATGACGATGCGCGCTTCGCATTCGTCACGCCTTCGCATCAGAGTCCGCTCGGCGTGACGCTCTCGCTCGCGCGGCGCATGAAGCTGCTCGACTGGGCGAGCCGCGCGGGAAGCTGGATCGTCGAGGACGATTACGACAGCGAGTTCCGCTACGTGGGCCGTCCGCTGCCCGCGCTGAAGAGCCTCGATCGCGACGACCGCGTGATCTATTGCGGCACCTTCAGCAAGGTGCTGTTTCCGGGTTTGCGGCTTTCATACGTGGTCGCGCCCGAACGGGCCGTCGCGCGGTTCGGGCAGATCACGAAGAGCATGAATGCGGGATCGCCGTATCTCTATCAGGCGGCGGTGGCGGACTTCATCGCACAGGGGCATTTCGCGCGGCATCTGAAGCGCATGCGCGCGCTCTACGCCGAGCGGCGCATGCTGCTCATGAATGCGATCCTGAAGGCTTTCGGCGACAGGGTCAGCATCGAACTGCCGACCGGCGGCATGCATCTCGTCGCGATCTTCCATGCAGGACGCGACGGACCCATCGACGACATGGCGATGGCCGCACGCGCGCGCGAAGCGGGTCTCGCGGTGCTCGCGCTATCGGCGTGGTATCTGAACGCGCGCGCGAAGCATGCGTTGCGCGGGATCGTCGTCGGCTTTGCGAATGTCGCCGATGCCGCCGAAGCGGCGCGCCTCGCGGGCATGCTTCGGCGGGCCTACGACGGTTAA
- a CDS encoding FMN-dependent NADH-azoreductase, producing the protein MKVLFINASPHGDASHGYQLALEMIEMLRKTARVEIVERDLAAAPLPPITQDYASAITSRQPDATRFDVSEQLIREIETTDALIINTPMHNFTVPAALKLWIDYVLRIHRTFAATPEGKLGLMRDRPAFVIVGSGGFHSGEHARQRDFLTPYLRYALGSIGLQNLHFLLLQGLVHGHDAVAEALRSARDEIARHALFASDDAVAL; encoded by the coding sequence ATGAAAGTGCTCTTCATCAATGCGAGCCCGCACGGCGACGCGAGTCATGGCTACCAGCTCGCGCTGGAGATGATCGAGATGTTGCGCAAGACGGCGCGCGTGGAGATCGTCGAACGCGATCTCGCGGCGGCGCCATTGCCGCCCATCACGCAGGATTACGCGAGCGCGATCACTTCGCGCCAGCCGGATGCGACCCGGTTCGACGTCTCCGAACAACTGATCCGCGAAATCGAAACGACCGACGCGCTGATCATCAACACGCCGATGCACAACTTCACCGTCCCCGCCGCGCTGAAGCTGTGGATCGATTATGTACTGCGCATTCACCGCACGTTCGCCGCGACGCCCGAAGGCAAGCTCGGACTGATGCGTGACCGGCCCGCGTTCGTGATCGTCGGATCGGGCGGGTTTCATAGCGGCGAGCACGCGCGCCAGCGCGATTTCCTCACGCCGTATCTGCGTTACGCGCTCGGCTCGATCGGCTTGCAGAATCTGCATTTCCTCTTGCTGCAAGGACTCGTGCACGGCCATGACGCCGTGGCCGAAGCGCTGCGTAGCGCACGCGACGAGATCGCGCGACACGCGCTCTTCGCATCGGATGACGCCGTCGCGCTTTAA